One Paracidovorax avenae ATCC 19860 genomic region harbors:
- a CDS encoding Na+/H+ antiporter subunit E, producing MMKRLFPAPLLSFALAGMWLLLNHSMSAGHLILAAIVGVAIPLLTRGLRPLPVRVRRPGAILRLALSVMVDTSLSNLNVVRFLLFKSQRKHPPGFVQIPLDLRDANGLAVLAVIVCITPGTSWAELSLDRSVLMLHVLELDSHEAVIGHIKQRYERPLMEIFES from the coding sequence ATGATGAAGCGCCTCTTTCCCGCCCCGCTGCTGTCCTTCGCCCTGGCCGGCATGTGGTTGCTGCTCAACCACTCGATGAGCGCAGGCCACCTGATCCTCGCGGCCATCGTCGGCGTGGCGATTCCGCTGCTCACGCGCGGGCTGCGCCCGTTGCCGGTGCGCGTGCGCCGTCCCGGCGCGATCCTGCGCCTGGCGCTGTCGGTGATGGTGGACACCTCGCTCTCCAACCTGAACGTGGTGCGCTTCCTCCTGTTCAAGTCGCAGCGCAAGCATCCCCCGGGCTTCGTGCAGATCCCGCTGGACCTGCGCGATGCGAATGGACTGGCCGTGCTGGCGGTGATCGTCTGCATCACGCCCGGAACCTCGTGGGCCGAACTGTCACTGGACCGCTCCGTGCTGATGCTGCACGTGCTGGAACTCGACAGCCACGAGGCCGTGATCGGCCACATCAAGCAGCGCTACGAACGCCCCCTGATGGAGATCTTCGAATCATGA
- a CDS encoding monovalent cation/H+ antiporter subunit D, whose amino-acid sequence MQAQFSHWMSAAMPHLMLAPIMLPLLTAALMLLLREERQRLKLGMNLLSTLAGLCIALALLFWTHLGGKPVTMGVYLPGNWPAPFGIVLALDRLSALMLVLTSFVALCSIVFAAARWHRAGVHFHPLFQFQLMGLAGAFLTADLFNLFVFFEIMLAASYGLLLHGSGRTRVQAGLHYIAINLAASSLFLIGVSMLYGITGTLNMADLAQTIPHVADADRGLLHAAAGILATAFLIKAAVWPLNFWLAPAYSAASAPAGALFALMTKVGVYTILRLWTLMFGAEAGPSALFGSLWLIGGGLVTMAFGAIGMLGSQRIGVLAGYAAILSSGTLLAAAGFGQNLLTAGLLFYLPSSTLAISALFLLTDLIDRWRNDGATLAPHELDDDAPFLTPELVPAQRLNLDEQEMVLVGRVIPAAAAFLGLSFLMCTLVIAGLPPLSGFVGKFAMLTALLNPLGLGTSAGVHASSVGWLLFGMLIATGLMALLALTRTGMRHFWTTHDRPAPQLRVLEGIPIALLLACCVGLTLQAGRVMDFTQATANALHAPGGYIDAVMSARPKPGPATPEGAGATARRLPPAPVPAGPPVAGAAAGALVETKALP is encoded by the coding sequence ATGCAGGCACAGTTCTCGCACTGGATGTCGGCCGCCATGCCGCACCTGATGCTCGCGCCCATCATGCTGCCGCTGCTGACGGCGGCGCTGATGCTGCTGCTGCGCGAGGAGCGCCAGCGGCTCAAGCTGGGCATGAACCTGCTGTCCACGCTGGCGGGCCTGTGCATCGCGCTGGCGCTCCTGTTCTGGACCCACCTCGGCGGCAAGCCCGTCACGATGGGCGTGTACCTGCCGGGCAACTGGCCCGCACCCTTCGGCATCGTGCTGGCACTGGACCGGCTGTCGGCGCTCATGCTCGTGCTCACGAGCTTCGTCGCGCTGTGCTCCATCGTCTTCGCAGCGGCGCGCTGGCACCGTGCGGGCGTGCATTTCCATCCGCTGTTCCAGTTCCAGCTCATGGGGCTGGCGGGCGCCTTCCTCACGGCGGACCTCTTCAACCTGTTCGTGTTCTTCGAGATCATGCTGGCAGCGTCGTACGGCCTGCTGCTGCACGGCTCCGGTCGCACGCGGGTGCAGGCGGGGCTGCACTACATCGCGATCAACCTCGCGGCGTCGTCGCTGTTCCTGATCGGCGTGTCGATGCTCTATGGCATCACGGGCACGCTGAACATGGCGGACCTCGCGCAGACCATCCCGCATGTGGCCGATGCCGATCGCGGCCTGCTGCATGCGGCCGCGGGCATCCTGGCCACGGCCTTTCTCATCAAGGCGGCGGTGTGGCCGCTGAACTTCTGGCTCGCGCCCGCCTACAGCGCAGCCAGCGCGCCCGCCGGGGCGCTGTTCGCACTGATGACGAAGGTGGGTGTGTACACCATCCTGCGCCTGTGGACGCTGATGTTCGGCGCGGAGGCCGGGCCGTCGGCGCTGTTCGGCAGCCTGTGGCTGATCGGGGGCGGTCTCGTGACCATGGCATTCGGCGCGATCGGCATGCTGGGATCGCAGCGCATCGGCGTGCTGGCCGGGTATGCGGCCATCCTGTCGTCGGGCACGCTGCTGGCGGCCGCGGGTTTCGGGCAGAACCTGCTCACGGCGGGCCTGCTCTTCTACCTGCCCAGCTCCACGCTGGCCATCAGCGCCCTCTTCCTGCTCACCGACCTGATCGACCGCTGGCGCAACGACGGTGCCACGCTCGCACCCCACGAACTGGACGACGATGCTCCGTTCCTCACACCCGAGCTGGTGCCTGCCCAGCGCCTGAACCTGGACGAGCAGGAAATGGTGCTGGTCGGCCGTGTCATCCCGGCGGCGGCGGCCTTCCTGGGCCTGTCCTTCCTCATGTGCACGCTGGTGATCGCGGGCCTTCCGCCACTGTCGGGCTTCGTCGGCAAGTTCGCGATGCTCACGGCACTGCTCAATCCCCTGGGGCTCGGCACGTCGGCCGGCGTGCATGCGTCTTCGGTCGGCTGGTTGCTGTTCGGCATGCTGATCGCCACCGGGCTCATGGCACTGCTCGCACTCACCCGCACGGGCATGCGGCATTTCTGGACCACGCATGACCGCCCTGCCCCGCAATTGCGCGTGCTCGAAGGCATTCCGATCGCCCTGCTGCTGGCCTGCTGCGTGGGCCTGACGCTGCAGGCGGGCCGGGTCATGGACTTCACGCAGGCGACGGCGAATGCGCTGCATGCGCCAGGCGGTTACATCGATGCGGTGATGTCGGCCCGGCCGAAGCCGGGGCCCGCCACGCCCGAAGGCGCGGGCGCCACCGCACGGAGGCTGCCGCCCGCGCCTGTGCCCGCAGGCCCTCCGGTGGCCGGCGCCGCGGCGGGGGCCCTGGTCGAAACCAAGGCCCTGCCATGA
- a CDS encoding Na+/H+ antiporter subunit C has protein sequence MEIVLAVAIGVLTGSGVWLVLRPRTYQVIMGLALLSYAVNLFIFSMGRLGLAVGKEPVLVDGVPKDLLHYADPMPQALVLTAIVIGFAMTALFLVVLLASRGMSGTDHVDGSNSRDVQEMP, from the coding sequence ATGGAAATCGTTCTGGCCGTCGCGATCGGCGTGCTCACGGGATCGGGCGTGTGGCTGGTGCTGCGCCCCCGCACTTACCAGGTCATCATGGGGCTGGCGCTGCTGTCCTATGCGGTGAACCTGTTCATCTTCAGCATGGGCCGGCTGGGCCTGGCCGTGGGCAAGGAGCCGGTGCTGGTCGACGGCGTGCCGAAGGACCTGCTGCACTATGCCGACCCGATGCCTCAGGCGCTGGTTCTGACGGCCATCGTGATCGGCTTCGCCATGACGGCGCTGTTCCTGGTGGTGCTGCTCGCCTCGCGCGGCATGTCGGGCACCGACCACGTGGACGGATCGAACTCGCGCGACGTGCAGGAGATGCCATGA
- a CDS encoding monovalent cation/H+ antiporter subunit A produces MPLILLVLLPFVGSVLAALLPANARNAESTLAGAVALFCAVQAALYFPEVAAGGVVRQEFAWLPSLGLNLVLRMDGFAWMFCMLVLGIGSLVVLYARYYMSPADPVPRFFSFFLAFMGAMSGVVLSGNLVQLVFFWELTSLFSFLLIGYWHHRKDARSGARMALTVTGTGGLCLLAGVLVLGHIVGSYDLDRVLAAGDLVRGHPLYLAALVLVLLGALTKSAQFPFHFWLPNAMAAPTPVSAYLHSATMVKAGVFLLARMWPVMGGTEPWFWIVGGAGLLTLLVGGYAAMFQHDLKGLLAYSTISHLGLITLLLGLNSPLAAVAAVFHIMNHATFKASLFMAAGIIDHESGTRDIRRLSGLRRMMPVTTTLATVASAAMAGVPLLNGFLSKEMFFAETVFLEASPFVATALPVAATIAGVFSVAYSLRFTVDVFWGPKAQDLPSEPHEPPHWMRVPVELLVLACLVVGIFPAWSVGQYLAAAALPVVGGDLPEYSLAIWHGFNTPFVMSLIALAGGAALYLLLRRQREAGRIDAPPLIYRVSGKRIFEVLLTLLTLAGYRGRRMLGTPRLQWQMLWLVCAALVAGALPLWSRGLQLGDRGTLPLSPAFVAIWIVGSVCAVAAAWQAKYHRLAALTLLGGAGLCTCITFLWFSAPDLALTQIVVEVVTTVLVLLGLRWLPRRDERLREVAPVVGLPRLRRARDLVISLLAGGGLGWLAYVMMSRPFPESTSTFFLERAQSEGGGTNVVNVMLVDFRGFDTFGEIVVLGIVALTVYALLRRFRPAREAMDLPEQQRNMPADLQTDLLNPRHATDTAVGYLMVPAVLVRLLLPFTLLVSFYMFMRGHNQPGGGFVAGLVLSVGLLMQYIISGTQWVEAHLSLYPRRWIATGLLFAVGTGAGALFFGYPFLTSHTAHLHLPVVGEIHVASALFFDIGVFSLVVGATLLMLTAIAHQSVRGHRYHARLAEEREAEESAQSAQAAHAAGSKLPVASEGARGGAAATAPGGSP; encoded by the coding sequence ATGCCCCTGATCCTCCTCGTCCTCCTGCCATTCGTCGGCAGCGTGCTCGCGGCGCTGCTGCCCGCGAACGCGCGCAATGCCGAATCGACGCTCGCCGGCGCGGTGGCACTGTTCTGCGCGGTGCAGGCGGCGCTGTATTTTCCGGAGGTGGCGGCGGGTGGCGTGGTGCGGCAGGAGTTCGCCTGGCTGCCTTCGCTGGGCCTGAACCTCGTGCTGCGCATGGACGGGTTCGCCTGGATGTTCTGCATGCTGGTGCTGGGCATAGGCTCGCTGGTGGTGCTGTACGCGCGCTACTACATGTCGCCCGCCGATCCGGTGCCACGGTTCTTTTCGTTCTTCCTGGCCTTCATGGGCGCCATGAGCGGCGTGGTGCTCTCGGGCAACCTGGTCCAGCTCGTGTTCTTCTGGGAGCTGACCAGTCTCTTTTCCTTCCTGCTGATCGGCTACTGGCACCACCGCAAGGACGCCCGCAGCGGCGCCCGCATGGCACTCACCGTCACCGGCACGGGCGGGCTGTGCCTGCTGGCAGGCGTGCTGGTTCTGGGCCATATCGTGGGCAGCTACGACCTGGACCGGGTGCTGGCGGCAGGCGACCTCGTCCGCGGCCACCCCCTCTACCTGGCCGCACTGGTGCTGGTGCTGCTGGGTGCGCTGACCAAGAGCGCGCAGTTCCCCTTCCATTTCTGGCTGCCCAATGCCATGGCGGCGCCCACGCCTGTGTCGGCCTACCTGCATTCCGCCACCATGGTGAAGGCGGGCGTCTTCCTGCTGGCGCGCATGTGGCCGGTGATGGGCGGCACCGAGCCGTGGTTCTGGATCGTGGGCGGAGCCGGCCTGCTCACGCTGCTGGTCGGGGGCTATGCGGCCATGTTCCAGCATGACCTCAAGGGGCTGCTGGCCTACTCCACCATCTCGCACCTGGGGCTCATCACCCTGCTGCTGGGCCTCAACAGCCCGCTGGCGGCCGTGGCCGCGGTCTTCCACATCATGAACCACGCCACGTTCAAGGCGTCGCTGTTCATGGCCGCCGGAATCATCGACCACGAGAGCGGCACGCGCGACATCCGGCGCCTGTCGGGCCTGCGGCGCATGATGCCGGTCACCACCACCCTGGCCACGGTGGCGAGCGCGGCGATGGCCGGCGTGCCGCTGCTCAACGGCTTCCTCTCGAAGGAAATGTTCTTCGCCGAGACCGTGTTCCTCGAAGCCTCGCCGTTCGTGGCCACCGCGCTGCCCGTGGCGGCCACGATCGCCGGTGTGTTCAGCGTGGCCTATTCGCTGCGCTTCACGGTGGACGTCTTCTGGGGACCGAAGGCGCAGGATCTGCCGAGCGAGCCGCACGAGCCGCCGCACTGGATGCGCGTGCCCGTCGAACTGCTGGTGCTGGCCTGCCTCGTGGTCGGCATCTTCCCGGCCTGGTCGGTCGGCCAGTACCTGGCCGCCGCCGCCCTGCCGGTGGTAGGCGGTGACCTGCCCGAATACAGTCTCGCGATCTGGCACGGCTTCAATACGCCGTTCGTGATGAGCCTGATCGCGCTGGCGGGCGGCGCCGCGCTCTATCTGCTGCTGCGCCGCCAGCGCGAGGCGGGCCGGATCGACGCCCCCCCGCTCATCTACCGCGTGAGCGGCAAGCGCATCTTCGAGGTGCTGCTCACGCTGCTTACGCTGGCCGGGTACCGTGGCCGCCGCATGCTCGGCACGCCGCGGCTGCAATGGCAGATGCTGTGGCTGGTCTGCGCGGCGCTGGTGGCGGGGGCGCTGCCGCTGTGGTCCCGCGGCCTGCAACTGGGCGACCGCGGCACGCTGCCGCTGTCGCCGGCCTTCGTCGCGATCTGGATCGTCGGTTCGGTCTGCGCCGTGGCCGCGGCCTGGCAGGCGAAGTACCACCGGCTGGCCGCGCTCACCCTGCTGGGCGGCGCAGGGCTGTGCACCTGCATCACCTTCCTGTGGTTTTCCGCGCCCGATCTCGCGCTGACGCAGATCGTGGTGGAAGTCGTCACCACGGTGCTCGTGCTGCTGGGGCTGCGCTGGCTGCCGCGGCGCGACGAGCGGCTGCGGGAGGTGGCGCCTGTCGTCGGCCTGCCGAGGCTGCGCCGCGCGCGCGACCTGGTGATCTCGCTGCTCGCCGGTGGCGGACTGGGTTGGCTGGCCTACGTGATGATGAGTCGGCCGTTCCCCGAGAGCACGTCCACCTTCTTCCTGGAACGTGCGCAGTCCGAAGGCGGCGGGACCAACGTCGTGAACGTGATGCTGGTGGATTTCCGCGGCTTCGACACCTTCGGCGAGATCGTGGTGCTGGGCATCGTGGCGCTCACGGTGTACGCGCTGCTGCGCCGCTTCCGCCCCGCGCGCGAGGCCATGGACCTGCCGGAGCAGCAGCGCAACATGCCTGCCGACCTGCAAACCGACCTGCTGAACCCGCGCCACGCGACGGACACCGCCGTGGGCTACCTGATGGTGCCGGCCGTGCTGGTGCGGCTGCTTCTGCCGTTCACGCTGCTGGTCTCGTTCTACATGTTCATGCGTGGCCACAACCAGCCCGGCGGCGGCTTCGTGGCGGGCCTCGTGCTCTCCGTCGGCCTGCTGATGCAGTACATCATCTCGGGCACGCAGTGGGTCGAGGCCCACCTGTCCCTGTACCCGCGCCGCTGGATCGCCACCGGGCTGCTGTTCGCCGTGGGCACGGGCGCGGGCGCACTCTTCTTCGGCTACCCCTTCCTCACCAGCCACACCGCCCACCTGCACCTGCCGGTGGTGGGCGAGATCCACGTGGCCAGCGCCCTCTTCTTCGACATCGGCGTGTTCTCGCTCGTGGTGGGCGCCACGCTGCTCATGCTGACGGCGATCGCCCACCAATCGGTGCGAGGCCACCGCTATCACGCGCGCCTCGCGGAAGAGCGCGAGGCGGAAGAATCGGCGCAGTCCGCGCAGGCGGCCCACGCCGCCGGGAGCAAGCTGCCGGTGGCATCGGAGGGCGCCCGCGGCGGAGCCGCCGCCACGGCACCGGGAGGGAGCCCCTGA
- the lapB gene encoding lipopolysaccharide assembly protein LapB gives MEFDLSWLLLGLPLAFVLGWLASRFDLRQLRQENRRAPKAYFKGLNYLLNEQQDQAIDAFIEAVQNDPDTSELHFALGNLFRRRGEYNRAVRVHEHLLSRGDLGRADRERAQHALALDFLKAGLLDRAEDALQRLEGTPFEGQARMALLAIYERSRDWPQATAIARKMHGSHQGDFSARQAHYLCEQALAHAAQGDLDAAQAQFEEARAAAPDAPRPRIELARLQQRRGHAEAALATLQELARQSPSALPLAAPLLIELAAATGRQGDVLQLLQEHYARAPSLDVLDAIVAMEAAAGDPARPPRDWYVRHLDKEPSLVAAAKWLSQEKLEHEDFHPQVQRALDQAAKPLTRYRCAACGFEARQHFWQCPGCQSWDSYPARRVEEL, from the coding sequence ATGGAATTTGACCTGAGCTGGCTCCTGCTGGGGCTTCCCCTGGCATTCGTGCTGGGATGGCTCGCGTCCCGCTTCGATCTGCGCCAGCTGCGCCAGGAAAATCGCCGGGCGCCCAAAGCCTATTTCAAGGGGCTGAACTACCTGCTCAACGAGCAGCAGGACCAGGCGATCGATGCGTTCATCGAGGCGGTGCAGAACGACCCGGACACGTCGGAGCTGCATTTCGCGCTCGGCAACCTCTTCCGCCGGCGCGGCGAGTACAACCGTGCGGTGCGCGTGCATGAGCACCTGCTGTCCCGCGGCGACCTGGGCCGGGCCGACCGCGAGCGCGCCCAGCACGCACTCGCGCTGGACTTCCTCAAGGCCGGTCTGCTGGACCGCGCCGAGGATGCGCTGCAGCGGCTGGAAGGCACGCCCTTCGAGGGGCAGGCCCGCATGGCGTTGCTGGCCATCTACGAACGTTCGCGGGACTGGCCGCAGGCCACGGCGATCGCGCGCAAGATGCACGGATCCCACCAGGGCGATTTCAGCGCCCGGCAGGCACACTACCTGTGCGAGCAGGCGCTGGCGCACGCGGCCCAGGGCGACCTGGATGCGGCGCAGGCGCAGTTCGAGGAAGCGCGGGCCGCCGCGCCGGATGCGCCGCGGCCGCGCATCGAACTCGCGCGGCTGCAGCAGCGCCGCGGCCACGCCGAGGCGGCGCTGGCCACGCTCCAGGAACTGGCGCGGCAGTCGCCCAGCGCGCTGCCGCTGGCCGCTCCGCTGCTGATCGAACTGGCGGCTGCGACCGGGCGCCAGGGCGATGTGCTGCAGTTGCTGCAGGAGCACTATGCCCGCGCGCCGTCCCTGGACGTGCTCGACGCGATCGTGGCCATGGAAGCGGCCGCGGGCGATCCCGCGCGGCCGCCACGCGACTGGTATGTGCGCCACCTGGACAAGGAGCCTTCGCTGGTCGCCGCTGCCAAGTGGCTGTCGCAGGAGAAGCTCGAACACGAGGACTTCCATCCGCAGGTGCAGCGGGCGCTCGACCAGGCTGCGAAGCCGCTCACGCGTTACCGCTGCGCGGCTTGCGGATTCGAGGCGCGGCAGCACTTCTGGCAATGCCCCGGCTGCCAGAGCTGGGACAGCTATCCGGCCCGGCGCGTCGAGGAGCTGTGA